The proteins below are encoded in one region of Saccopteryx leptura isolate mSacLep1 chromosome 1, mSacLep1_pri_phased_curated, whole genome shotgun sequence:
- the HAND2 gene encoding heart- and neural crest derivatives-expressed protein 2 → MSLVGGFPHHPVVHHEGYPFAAAAAAAAAAAASRCSHEENPYFHGWLIGHPEMSPPDYSMALSYSPEYASGAAGLDHSHYGGVPPGAGPPGLGGPRPVKRRGTANRKERRRTQSINSAFAELRECIPNVPADTKLSKIKTLRLATSYIAYLMDLLAKDDQNGEAEAFKAEIKKTDVKEEKRKKELNEILKSTVSSNDKKSKGRTGWPQHVWALELKQ, encoded by the exons ATGAGTCTGGTGGGGGGCTTCCCCCACCACCCGGTGGTGCACCATGAAGGCTATCCgttcgccgccgccgccgccgccgctgccgccgccgccgccagccgctgcAGCCACGAGGAGAACCCCTACTTCCACGGCTGGCTCATCGGCCACCCCGAGATGTCGCCCCCCGACTACAGCATGGCCCTGTCCTACAGCCCCGAGTATGCCAGCGGCGCCGCGGGCCTGGACCACTCCCATTACGGGGGGGTGCCGCCGGGCGCAGGGCCCCCGGGCCTGGGGGGGCCGCGCCCGGTGAAGCGCCGCGGCACCGCCAACCGAAAGGAGCGGCGCAGGACTCAGAGCATCAACAGCGCCTTCGCGGAGCTGCGCGAGTGCATCCCCAACGTGCCCGCCGACACCAAGCTCTCCAAGATCAAGACGCTGCGCCTGGCCACCAGCTACATCGCCTACCTCATGGACCTGCTGGCCAAGGACGACCAGAACGGGGAGGCGGAGGCCTTCAAGGCGGAGATCAAGAAGACAGAtgtgaaagaagagaagaggaagaaggagctg AACGAAATCTTGAAAAGCACAGTGAGCAGCAACGACAAGAAAAGCAAAGGCCGGACGGGCTGGCCGCAGCACGTCTGGGCCCTGGAGCTCAAGCAGTGA